A window from Kwoniella pini CBS 10737 chromosome 1, complete sequence encodes these proteins:
- a CDS encoding argininosuccinate lyase has product MAAEQDFTKRKLWGGRFTGSTDPLMHEFNQSLKYDKRMYAADVKGSIAFSKALLKAGILVENEQKEIERGLKIVESEWAENKFVIQPDDEDIHTANERRLSEIIGKEIGGKLHTGRSRNDQVATDMRIWLMEESNQVEAYLKDLLNVMVSRAEKEVDAIMPGYTHLQRAQPVRWSHLLLSHSQSFLGDLDRLRQLQPRISVLPLGSAALAGNPYSLDRELLRKELGFKSIGENSMHAVADRDFIVEWLQWASLLQIHMSRMAEDLIIYSSAEFGFVQLSDAYSTGSSIMPQKKNPDSLELLRGKAGRTFGQMAGFMMSLKGVPSTYNKDLQEDKEPLFDAVDTVSAALRIAEGVIATLSINTEKMFAACTMDMLATDIADYLVRKGVPFRETHHISGQSVALAEKNKIQISDLTLNQWKELSSHFDEDVKDVFNFENSVEKRNAIGGPAREMIKRQVNIARQRIGQ; this is encoded by the exons ATGGCTGCTGAACAAGATTTcaccaaaagaaaattatgGGG TGGTCGATTCACCGGATCTACCGACCCTTT AATGCATgaattcaatcaatctcTAAAATATGATAAACGAATGTATGCCGCAGATGTTAAAGGGTCAATTGCCTTCTCTAAAGCATTACTCAAAGCTGGTATTTTAGTTGAAAATGAGCAAAAGGAGATTGAGAGAGGATTGAAGATTGTTGAGAGCGAATGGGCGGAAAATAAA TTCGTTATTCAAccagatgatgaggatatTCACACTGCCAACGAAAGACGATTATCTGAAATTAtaggtaaagaaattggTGGAAAACTTCACACTGGAAGAAGTAGGAATGACCAAGTTGCTACGGATATGCGAATCTGGCTT ATGGAAGAATCCAACCAAGTTGAAGCTTATCTCAAAGATTTACTCAATGTAATGGTATCTCGagctgaaaaagaagtagATGCTATAATGCCAGGTTATACACATTTACAAAGAGCTCAACCAGTTAGATGGTCacatttattattatctcATTCTCAATCTTTTTTAGGAGATTTAGATAGATTGAGACAACTTCAACCTAGAATTTCTGTTTTACCACTTGGATCAGCAGCTTTAGCAGGTAATCCTTATTCGCTTGATAGAGAATTACTTAGAAAAGAGTTAggatttaaatcaattggaGAAAATTCAATGCACGCTGTAGCAGATAGAGATTTCATTGTGGAATGGTTACAATGGGCTAGTTTATTACAAATTCATATGTCAAGAATGGCTGAAGatttaatcatttattCTTCTGCTGAATTTGGTTTTGTTCAATTAAGTGATGCTTATTC CACTGGATCTTCTATAATGCctcaaaagaaaaatccTGACTCTCTCGAATTACTTAGAGGTAAAGCAGGTAGAACTTTTGGTCAAATGGCAGGATTTATGATGTCACTTAAAGGTGTTCCTTCAACATATAATaaagatcttcaagaagATAAGGAACCTTTATTCGATGCAGTAGATACAGTTTCAGCTGCTCTTAGAATCGCAGAAGGTGTCATAGCTACTTTGAGC ATCAATACCGAAAAAATGTTTGCAGCATGTACAATGGATATGTTAGCTACAGATATTGCAGATTATTTAGTTAGAAAAGGTGTACCATTTAGAGAGACTCATCATATTTCAGGACAATCAGTTGCATTAGctgaaaaaaataaaattcaaatttcagATTTAACTTTAAATCAATGGAAAGAACTTTCATCAcattttgatgaagatgttaaagatgtttttaattttgaaaattctgttgaaaaaagaaatgcAATTGGTGGACCTGCTAGAGAAATGATTAAAAGACAAGTTAATATTGCTAGGCAAAGAATTGGACAATAA